Genomic DNA from Alosa alosa isolate M-15738 ecotype Scorff River chromosome 6, AALO_Geno_1.1, whole genome shotgun sequence:
gcaggacCATTGAGTTTTGCCAGCACTGAATCAGTGCACACAGCACAGGTAAAGTCAAAATGCgagatgtttggatgattagcatgtctgacctcaacaataaaggaTGCCTCTGTATGCGGTTTGCTACTGTAGCATTAAATGATTCCACAATTTTGAAACAACACACTATGCAGTCCAATAAACTGACACTTTGAATAGCCTAGCCTAGAcactactttggactgtctttagactttgaataaacaaacaacagttccgactgcaaggtcccaaattgaaacaagGTTTCAGAATGCCACCCATTCAGAACATGACCAGGTAAAGACAGAGTGGCAGACAGACTGTTTTTGAATGACATTGTTGCAAATTTTATGACTATGCATCATTCAActaaatggtttgtcttctataTCAAGTTATTCAACAGGCTAACTATATAGTCATAACTCAAAGCTTTAGGCTTATGCCATTTTGATCAGCTCCAGACAACGAGTGTCAGACAGGGCGTGATGTCATTTATAAGGCTACCAGAGATTGTTTTTGAACAACATATAGCCTTAAGTCAAAACAGCTGTTTGTCAGTTTGATCTGTAAAAATTCCCAtatgcagccatgcttaaattctgctcactgcacGTTTAGtataatgtattataatatatcattccactgcttggttgaatttcccattgtcctgtgtaatttagaacgaccattaacatatgttatttgaacacctatgaagtagatccatttctttggccgtatcacacttgtatattaatttgcCTCATTTAAATTAGCCTAATTGGGCtacgggttttctacaggaatatcatgtttgaacgggcactgcactagtataGCACAATTAAAAACGGGTTATGGTGGTGGTAAATAATAACAGGAAATAGACAGTAAACCACGTAAGTGTTAAACCACAAAACCTTGGTGCCTTGGTGGTGTGAGGTGGAAGTTAGTCCCATAAGTGTTTAGGTCAGTTTGCATCAGCAAGCTGTAAATGCAAAAGGGAATTCTGATAGTGTTGCTTAACGCCAACCCTCTTCTCATGTTTAGAGATGGAAGCAGTTCCTCCCGTCATTCTAGGCGTCACCAGTCGTCTCGGTCGcgtgaggaaggaggagagagggaccgAGACCGAGACCGGGAGAggaggcacagacacaggcacaagGACAGACAGCGCTCACGCTCACactcccacccccactcccacaAGGGCAAGAAGAAGAGGTACTAAACTCTTGTCTTTCAACAGATGTACTGATATAGTCACTGGCTCATTATTGTGATCAGTGCAGTCTACACTGCAAAAATCAGTCTTGTATATACGCCTaagtacataaataaataagcctATGCTTACATGGTCCAAAAGCACATGCAGGCCTGATAGCGCTCTGGCGCCATGCCAGATTTCCGGCGTACCTACGTGTCtgcgaaaaaagaaaaaaaaatctggttcGCATCTGACAATTTCCAAGATCTGAGAGGCGCTTTCACTAAATAAAACCacaccaataggcctacttaagccAATCGGTAATAGGGTAGGGGCTGGTCTTGGGTTTCGGCCAATCAGATTGATTCAGCAGTCACTCCACAtgcaaatttgttttgtgttttccaTACACTACAAATGTGTTTCCCACACTGGCAACGCGTAGCCAAAGTCATGGAGTGCAACTTTATGAAGCCAGAGGAAGACACCAAACTTGTCGATAAAGGTATAAAGAATAAATGGCGCTGGTCTTGTATAGAGGAGGTGGGTAGAGATGAAAAGCCCTTTGGAAGCTGGTGTCAAAAACTCCGGCAACCAGGAGCATGTTTCTGCACTTTGTGCGCAAGGAAAATATTATATGGAACTAGCGGGAATAAAGTGCTGCCACTGCACGAGTTACTCTAGTCATCAAGCAGCTGTCCGAGCAATTCAACACAGGGCAACAGCCTTTGCCGGGGGCAACAGCCACAAAAGATGTCCGACCCTCAATCACCGATCGCGTGGCTGATTTTAAAAATTTGTTTGTGCTCCTTCATTGCCGAGTTTGATCTGTCGTTAACAATCGCTAATCCACTCGTCACTTTCTGTCAGAAATTAGCGGAGGATAAACTCGCCCTTGCGCATTTGTCTGTCTCGAGGCATGCGGGCTATCTTATTACACACAACATTTTGCCAGAATTTAAAAGAAGTCTGTCCGACAAGCTTAAAGGCCATGTTGCAGGGTTCATTTTCTAACGAATTTGCttgttggtaataaacatttaaactgttatccactgtatttgatgttgttgggcatcacaaaacggaatataatacgaaaaagcaggtactatttcacagcgttttgaagtgattctcctttcccccacaatgcattgcattacgTCACCTTGGGGAGGCTACAGACCAAAGCCCACCTTGAGACCCTTGAGAGTAAAGAGAGACCAGTAAGAGATTGTTCAGCAGTAGATAGCGcagattatagataaatagataggctatagatagcctagatatgtatatagacagatagatagctagatataTCATGTCATATGCTGGTCACGGGTGGAGCTCCTCGACCAGCGGCCAAAATGCACTCGCTTCCCTAGttactgcagctctccaccacagtttccatcgggactgcacagcccacacaagcacctgcaAAACTGCGACTTGCCCATATTATCTTCCTCTTTGGTAAGCCGTACCCTGACGATGTCAATAGCAATCAATCACGAGCAGTAGTTAAAAATACTCATGCTGAAGACATGACCAGCCTAATCGGCGGCGGCTAGAAGCTAAGTTTGCAACAACTGGGGTGGCTCACAGGTGGGACTAAAAAGTTAGCCCATAGCTAGCTATCATGATGCTTTATCTTCTGACTAAGTTTGCCCGGTAGCCTACTTATCTGAACTAACGACATGATCACTAtcactagatataaagaaaatgttgactttcactcggtgctgttcactgacagtaacaaaaaaagtgtcgTAACGTTATAAGCATAACTAAATTGATATCAGGCACCGTTATTACTATTGGTAGATCATagggtagctgtgatataaatgaTGTGActaaattcgaagtgtaaatatacaaactttatgttgaaagtgtaaccgcgatgtccattgaaatgcattgaaatgaatgaagcgcAGATCATGTAGTCCCCAAAGTGACGTCATCACCGAATTGCGTAAAAAACCCCCGCtaatgctaaaaacaacaaaaactggcatttaacaccatttggagacatttttaaaaatgatatacatatattgagtgCTTTATGTACCCAACATTAAGAATAACATGTTTTCACTTAACATTGATGAGGCCACGGACAAAATCATGGATAAGATTCTATGTGGCAGATTCTATGTAGACTACTGGTCCGATTTTATGACTAGGATGCAGCAATAAGTATGCAGGTAAGTGACTAGTTAaaagcagggatggattaaTGAACATGCCTTCCAGGCCCAGGGTCCCAAGAGCTCTGGTGCTCTACACAAAGATGCTACTGTAATATAGGCTTGTATTGGGTTTGTTCATCTCACGTCTGAATGATGTCCATCTATATCCACAAAAGTCACCAGAATCTATCATTTAAGGGACTATTTATCAAAATGTTCTCCCAGGGGAGCACACCCCTGGATCCCGCTTAACAATTATGTTGATCAGGGCATATATCTTGGCTTAGGGGCCCGCTTACCTCCCGGGGAAAAAGGTTCAGGCTCAGGATTTTTTTCCACTATCACCCCTGCACATGAGATGTttaaacatttcaaagataaacatattacacatataacacacagtCAATAAATTAAGAGGAATAATGTATTTCGCTGGAGGTGTTGTTTTTAAGGGAAGCCTATCTGTGACAGAAGACTAAatctcaagtcaagtcaatgtTTTTGCAAATGCATTAGTTAATGCAAGTCCTTCACAGTGCTACTTTGTCCaattttgtatttattatttaacaagTTTAGGGGTAGGGTAGATCCTAGTTTACAAGGCATCTTGCAAAGTAAGCAAGTCACCTCAGCAAACAGACCTATACCCTCTCAAAAATTCTCGCATGTGTTAGCGAGGACACGGGCGTCACCCCGCGCTGTTATTTTCCTTACTCATCAGTTTAAGGCATGACTTATGGAGTGCGGAAATAAGGACTTAAGTATTCGATGAGTCGCCTCACCCATGGTTGGAAAAAGGCAGCATATTGATAACACAATCAATTAATCACCCATACCCATCTGATCATTTAGGTGAACACGTCTATTTGAGCATGTCAAATCATTATACGCTGCAATAATCTATTGAGTTACATTACTATAaaaccaatgcaaaaaaagtATGTACTTGCAAAGGCTCATGGGTACTGTGTGACATGATTCGCCGGCTGGCATTGTTATCTATAGCCAGTTGTTAGTTCAAAAATGAACATTACTGCACAAATTGAAGCGGTCACTGAAATTATTTTTGCACATCACACTTTTTTTGCAGATCTGGAAGATATTTTTTaatactttaataataatagatTTTTGAGAGTTCAGATCTGAAACAAGTAGGTTTCACCCAGCCAGGTCTTTGTCACCCCATGTTATTTCCCTTACTAATTATTTTAAGGCATAACCTGTAGAGAGTTGAATTGAGGACTTAACTATTCAATGAGTCGCTTCATCCATGGTTGGAAAATGCAGGATAATGATCAGGCAATCAATAAATCACCCACATGctgctaaataaaataaaataaaaacacattcagcatTTTAAATACGTGCTCACAAATGCTCATCTGTAACATGTGCCACAACTCGCCACTCTGCAATCTTAGTTGCATTATGATCTTCTGTCAGTTGCTTGTGTACGTCAATGTTGGGTTATGCATGTGTATAACCATATAACATCATTAACAACtggatttatttacattttcacTTTGTGGGTTAAAGatgcgttttttaggctaaaacattttatgtcacttactgcaaaaatcacctaaccaaccgctagctgtctgtgtcctgaatacactgtaaaaaaacgcgatctctgtggacagcccaggctcccaaaacggcaacaaataCAACCTGGGCAGACCTaacccataaaaacataacaaactgttccagcaaatcacagaagagatgcgcgtttaggagagtttcaattgcacgggagcagcacgggagggagggggaggaagtagcgagctacctctctgttttgtttaaaagtcaacagaagtgacgttacccagcatcgcttagagcacctttaattagACCCACACTTTTGGCTCTCATTGACTACCATTTCAGTACTCGATTTATGGTCTCATTTCATCAGTGCCTAATAAGATCACCCAGGTCTTCGTCATCATGTCGGGGCCTAAATagcattttcattttaaatttaacAAGCATTtctacttttaaaatgttgaGGGTTTTTGTGACCCCTTTATTGGAATACTTCTTGAAAGCatgttttgtcaattttaatATGCAAATAAGTTACTCCATCAAAGGCTGATGGGATTGGTCAAGGCTGAAGGGATTGGTCCTTGCTTACATATGACACATCGCAGCATCTGTATTTTCATTGACTCCTTTGTAGCGAGAGCCTGGATGTCTCaatgtgttctctctttctccccctttcaTTTTGTATCATAAGGTCCTCTAGAGAGCGTTCACCACCCCCCCAACGGGAGAGGGGCTTCTCTCCAAGCCAGGAGCTGGGCCGCGAGGAGGGGGGCCCGAATGAGCTGCCTAACAGGGAGTCcgagaggatgatgatgatggacgAGGAGTGGTCGGCCTCACCGGACGTGCCCCGAGGGAGAGAACACTCGCCATccttggaaagagagagacgctCCAGTTCAGAGGAGCGCGAGTCCGGGGAGCTCTAGAACAACAAACAGGGAGGGAAGAATGGTTTACCGAGCCACTGAGAGCATGTGTGCGGGGCTgttggaaggtgtgtgtgtgtgtgtgtgtgtgtgtgtgtgtgtgtgagagtgatagGTGGATGTTTGGAGTACATTTACTACTATGACGTGTGGGTGGGAGCAGCTGACAGCGAGGTAAAATGGGTTGGGCCAGGCTAAAGGATGAGCTACAGTGCTAGGGAACATTGATGAGGAGGAAAATTACCTCAGCATTGGTAGACCATCTCCTCTGAGGAGGTCACGGGGATGAGTAAGCAGGATGGCGGAAGATAAGGAGGGGGTAATGAAGAGAAGGAGGGTGGAGATCCTACCAAAGGCTTCATTTTAGCTTCTTTTTTTAAGCAATCACTGTAATGAACATTGTTTCTGGATATTTGCTCCCTTGTCACTGCTTAATTGCATAACGGATGGTTGTGTTTTATGTACAAAAAAGTCTTTTCCTACACAATATATgtttaaaaagttttttttgattattttttgATTGACTGACTGAGTGTCTTGAACAGTCTCATCCCCCATGGTCAGACCTTATTTCATCTACTCACCAGTAAAATAGATTCTTCTTTAGGTAGCAGAGACTGAAGGATCATTATGGTGCAATCTCATGATTTGGGCCTGGACACGGAAGTGGCTCTGTCAGTGATGAGTGAAAAATATTCCCCACATATGTATGATTCTGTTGTCATAAATTGTTTAAATGTAATTTGGTGTTAAATGGACATGATCAGTTGTACATGTTTCATTGAAAAGTATACGAACCCCTTGAGGAGACTGTTTGGTTCTTACCTTTCTTTTGAATAAAACTTTTCTGCCTGAAGCATACCGAGGAATGAGAGTGCATTGGCATGCAGCTTTTAAGGTGATGGGCTATGTGGATACCCCGGCTCCTTGTGCTGTTCACAACAAATAAAGATTTATGCCTCTGAGATTGTTTTGAACCTTGTCGTATGTCTTCGGGGAGGTATAAAGCTAATAATGAATGAGAATAATGTGTGATTTATAATGAGTGATTTATAAGGGAAGCCTCCCATGCCACTTACCTGTGGCAGAAGGCTTAATCACCAAAGTATGTTCAATGAACGACATCGCTATTACGTAGCATTTCTCATAGTCCTTGAGAGTGGTATGTCTTACTTCTCGTATTCTTTTAACAAGTTTAGGGGTAGGGTAGATCCTAGACTGCAAGGCATCTCACGAAGTAAGCGAGTCACCTTAGCAATCAGACCTATACCCTCTCAAAAATTCTTCTCGCATGTGTTGGCGAGGACACGGGCGTCACCCCGCGTCGTTATTTTCCTTACTCATCAGTTTAAGGCATAACCTATCGAGCGCTGAAATAAACACTTAAGTATTCGATGAGTCGCCTCATCCAGGGTTACAAAAGGGACCATATTAATATGACAATAAATAAATCATCCTTACCCATCTGATTATGTAGGTAACCATGTCTATTTGAGCATGTCAAAGCATCATACGCTGCAATAATCTATTGAGTAACATTAATAAAAACATTGTAGTGCTGCATGTATGTACTCGCAAAGGCTCATGGGTACCGTGTGACATGATTCGCCGGCTGTCATTATTATGTATGGGCAATTGTTCGTGCGAAGGTTTACGTTAGTTTAAGTTTACCTACATATATAACCATACACCATCATAAACcactatttgttttttttttacattttcgaTTCATATCTTAAATACCCTTTTGGCTCTCGTCGACCACCATCTCAGTTTTCGTTTTACGGCCTTATTTCGTCACACGCAACACCACGCATGCGCAGTACGTGAGGCAGGCTGCAGGTAACGATGGCGGATATTTCTCTTGACGAACTGATACGCCGACGAGGTTTAAACACGAAAGGACCCATAAAGAGGtaacacacactgcatgtttTTAAGTTATTACCAGAGAATTATATGGGCAGATGCTAGAGAGATATTTCttgtataaaatgtaatgtttgtaAAATATCGATTGGAACTCGTTGTGTGTTCACTAGGACCGCCCTCGTCTCGTCAATGATTGGATCTACACAGCGTTTTCCGTCCTTACCCCCGAATAAAGTGCCTTTTAATTGGCTACTGACTATCGTTTGTGGCTAGTTTGTAGCTAGCGAGATAGTTAGCTAGTGTTGATTCAGTATGCAACTGTTTGTATATTCGTTTATTTAATCGACGTTACACTAGACATAGCGGAATGTAAAATTGCCTAGTTTCTAAGGCACCATTCTTATTGTATGTGTTAAACACAGACTTTACTCATTAAGTTGATACAGTTCATTACCTGGCTATCTAGCAGGGAACTTTGTTATGGCTAGCGCTCACGTTAGCTAAGGCAACTGCCTCTTTCAAGAAGCTTTGCAGTATCGGTCATCCCGGCAGCTAACGTTATACTACCCAAGACTTTGACCAAACAGACTAATTATTTAACAGGGTCGTATCGTGTATGCCATATTATTCTCGATTTGGCTGTCTGTTGGGCTGTCTCTTGGTGTGTTGAGGATGTGATGTTTGATCAAATGGAATGTGCTATGTTAGGGGGTGGTTTCATAATGGTGTAAAGCTATTTGTTCATCTTTCTCATTGACATAAGtgatttttgtttccattttcACAGTTCTCAAAACACTTCTCACAGGCCTGCCTTTGGTAGAGGGATGGGGACAGTGGGAAGAACATTTGATGCACGACAGAAGATTGGGGCTGGAGATGTCCGACAGAGGCTTGGTAGTAGTGGGCAAACTGGGCCAGGATCAGGTACATGACTTAAAGATAGTTTACATTAACATCTCGCCATTGTTTTATGCCATGACCATTATTATGAAAATGTTTTGTATAATGTTGCCTGATGCTTGCCTTCAGGGTTCCAGGTGAAAGATGCCAGAGAGAAGCTTGGCCAGAAGGATGCCAGATTCTGGATAAGAGGACGAGGTGGTGCAACTGGGGGTGTGCAGGACGCCCGACAGATGATCAACTCCCGAAAACAACAAGGACAAAACCCAGTGGGCAACCCCCTTCAATCCCACAAGCCCTTGGGAATAGGGCTGCAAGCCACTTTCCAGATCCATAATAATAATGGTACAACCAATACCAGTGCCAGACAgttcccacccaccccccaagGACTCAATGTCAGAGCAGGGCTCTTACCACAGCCCGGTGGAGGGTTAAAGAAAGTAGTTGATGCTCGCGATAGGCTAAGCCTGAAGAGGAGCATCACAGGAGCAGCACCCACTACGAGCGCACAGGCGCCTTTGAAGATTACAAAAACTATTCAGGTAGGAGGTGTCCTTTGCTACTAATTGTTGTTTTTCTCTGATGTGTCTTGGTCGTTTTCTCATATGTTGACCCACCATATTTGTAGGGTTTGAAATACCTAAGTCTTATTCTAGTAGCTTTCTGTAACTGTTGAGCTGAATGAACTAACATCCAAAATGTTCGAATTTAATGGATGTAGAACACAGTTTCATTCTTTTTCTGTATTCACATTGCCTAGATTTGGTGGTTTTATGCATATGACAGAGGTTCCTTCTCTTATTTCAGCAAAGGCCAGTGGCAATGGCAAGTGACATCCGGTTTAATGTTTCCGGAAGGGGACCCCAGGTGAGTGAGGGGAAGCCCTGAGAGCACCACTTGCTTGTAGGGCAGCTGACAAATGGTTACTATACATTTGAGACACTCTTAAAATGCATGAACTGATAAGTGTATGAACAAAATTGatcatgctctctttctctctctcttcaacagTCTCTCATGAACGACGATGATGTTATCCCTACCAAACAGATGAAGATAACCACTGCCAACAACTTGGCACAGACACGGGTGAGTAGTTGTTCATCGCATTCCAGTTGTGCAACTTCGGGGTTTTGACTCTCACTTTGGGGTGAAGATGGCCGACTAACCCTCTTTGCTTTTAAACTGAGAATATCAATCATTGTTTAAACATGGAGACCAGTGAGCTTTATTATGAAGCCAAGATACGGTTTTATCCAGGGTAACTTCAGAAGTAACCACCGGTCTCAAAATAACATGTGTGGTCAAAAATCTCCAGGCACACTCAGGTGTGAGAAATCCCTGCAGGTTTATTCACGATACCGGGAGGTCACTAGCAACAACAAGTTCCAGTAACACTACTCAAAGTTCTCTAGGGTGAGGCTCTATCTTATATACGTTAGTTACATTGTGGTAATACAAATCACATGAGTACAATGTTCTTTTCCAAAACTAACCATACATGCagaaatacaacaatacatGTACACTTCTTGGACATAGCATGAGATCCATACACCATACGCAAGTCATGTGGCTACTCCAAGTAAGTAAGATAATTGGTCAATACAATACATTATACATCCTTCAGCATTTTCTTGCCATAGTCCATTTCCTGTCAGGATATTCCTAATATTACTGCCTCAGGCAGAATACCCTTAACTCGTGAAAGGGGTCGCATGACCTTTATTAGAAAGTCGTGACACGGAGAGAGCAAATGACAGACAAAGCAAAGTTGATGCACAGTATTGAATGTATAGAAAAGCATACACATAATATAGGGAAATTAATTGTTAATCACCTCTATGTAATAAGATTAGTTTAGTAATCCAAGTAGTCACTTTTGAAACAACAGATGCTTGGTGTAGTGCCCTTTTAGAGATCATCAGTTACTTCCGAAGGTTCCTGGATACCTGATTGTGATTGACCAATTCGCACAGCATGACCAGCATTAGAGAACAATGTGTTTGCACCAGATGTCTGTTTTTCAAAACAGTCACCTTAAACCTAACCAtactatagtatagtatagccCTCTGGTATAATCCTGACAGATTTTTCTGACCAAACTGATTTAATGGGAGACATGAATTTGTTACATGCAAACAACATCTGTGTCATAAGCTTTTCTGAAATCCACCCGATGATAAAGCTTTGAAAGGCACACAGGTCCTCAGGCCTAAGTTTAAGCACACTGAAATCCTGGCACAATACTAGGTTGCATAAAGGACTGGCAAGATTGCCATCTACCCTGGCAGAAAATGGCTTGGTTCATTCTAGTAGCAGAATAGAAAAGCATGCAGACCAGTAGCACAAGCATGCCTTGGGCTTGTTCTGTCTTTATGGAAGAGGATAGATGGGGTAGGGGTGGGGAGCAGCACCATAGGGAGCTAGGTGACCAGGAAAGACAGTGCCGTTGTCCCTGTTTTTAATGAGGTGGTATTAACAATTTGTACAGTTTTTTTAATGATATGTATGCCTTTCCAGGACAATTGTATGCTAACAGTGATGAATAAATAGCATATTATAACAAATGAAGTACACCTTTGGTGTTTTGCATCAGATATTCTCCCCAAATTGCCTAAATTAATTGGGTACACAAATGTTTGACTATGACTGACTCCTCACCCTTTGAGTTTGTGACATGGCAATGCAATGGTTTTGTATCTGAATAGCAGGAGTGAATGGCAAAAGATGGAGAGGGGTGAACGGTCTCTCTTTTCTTTAAATAAAATCATTGTCCCCCCCAGCCTGGTGCCATGGGATCATCTTTCTCCATGTCGGCCCCTATAACCAAAGTGGTGAAGAACGATGCTTATACcgctccacctccacccacacccacaccacccactgCCCCTGTACGTGCCACGGCTGCTGCCGCCTCTGCAGTCACTGGGCACGGGCAACAAGCAGCAGACACCAGCACCCGGTCTGCTCCTCCTCAGGTAGGTCTATGTGTGGAGGTGGAATTGGTCTGAGTGTTGCTTGACTAAGAGGGTTAGCAGAGcatgcacatttttttttttttttttttaaatcttaaatTACAGCCTAGAGTAAATTTGGTATAGTTCATGGAAATGTCACAAAATTATCAATATCTTTACATCTACCACCAAAAGTGTTTTTCCTAGGTAACTTTATGAAGGATTTTTTTGTAGACTTTTCCCCTAATTCCATTTTCTCCATGCCCTTACAGCCTGCCTTCAGTCCTTTGGAAGGC
This window encodes:
- the poldip3 gene encoding polymerase delta-interacting protein 3 isoform X1, translated to MADISLDELIRRRGLNTKGPIKSSQNTSHRPAFGRGMGTVGRTFDARQKIGAGDVRQRLGSSGQTGPGSGFQVKDAREKLGQKDARFWIRGRGGATGGVQDARQMINSRKQQGQNPVGNPLQSHKPLGIGLQATFQIHNNNGTTNTSARQFPPTPQGLNVRAGLLPQPGGGLKKVVDARDRLSLKRSITGAAPTTSAQAPLKITKTIQQRPVAMASDIRFNVSGRGPQSLMNDDDVIPTKQMKITTANNLAQTRPGAMGSSFSMSAPITKVVKNDAYTAPPPPTPTPPTAPVRATAAAASAVTGHGQQAADTSTRSAPPQPAFSPLEGTKITVNNLHPRVTEEDIVELFCVCGALKRARLVKQGVAEVVFVKKEDAISAYRKYNNRCLDGQPMKCNLHMQGNVITSDQPILLRLSDTPGAGSGGRKDGLPASLSRPGGRPASSQPTPEVDPQTILKALFKSSGQTPTTTEPPSSQATAFRIKI
- the poldip3 gene encoding polymerase delta-interacting protein 3 isoform X2 → MADISLDELIRRRGLNTKGPIKRPAFGRGMGTVGRTFDARQKIGAGDVRQRLGSSGQTGPGSGFQVKDAREKLGQKDARFWIRGRGGATGGVQDARQMINSRKQQGQNPVGNPLQSHKPLGIGLQATFQIHNNNGTTNTSARQFPPTPQGLNVRAGLLPQPGGGLKKVVDARDRLSLKRSITGAAPTTSAQAPLKITKTIQQRPVAMASDIRFNVSGRGPQSLMNDDDVIPTKQMKITTANNLAQTRPGAMGSSFSMSAPITKVVKNDAYTAPPPPTPTPPTAPVRATAAAASAVTGHGQQAADTSTRSAPPQPAFSPLEGTKITVNNLHPRVTEEDIVELFCVCGALKRARLVKQGVAEVVFVKKEDAISAYRKYNNRCLDGQPMKCNLHMQGNVITSDQPILLRLSDTPGAGSGGRKDGLPASLSRPGGRPASSQPTPEVDPQTILKALFKSSGQTPTTTEPPSSQATAFRIKI